CTGGCTCTATCTTTATATCATTTAGACCTAATAATTCCATTTAGACTAAAAAAAGGCATCTCATCTTTGAAAGCTAGAGTTAAAaatggagccgatcccagctgacattgtgCGAAGGCAGAGTTCACCTGGAAAGGTCAGCAGTTCAACGcagggctcatatagagacagacaaccactcACCCTCAGATTCACACCTTCGGGCAATTTAGAGCCTCCAATTAACACCAGCTGCCTGTCTTTGGGAGGAAACCGGAGAACCCGgaatgcaaactccacacagaagggccTCCTCGGTTCGGGGATCGAACTCTGGCCCGTCACCAACGTGCAGCCCAAGACCTGAATTAACAGGGTTGACTTGTGGTGGGGATATTTTTTCATTGTTAGTGATTCAAGTTAGCACTCGTTAATTACGAAATTACATGTGTCTATCATGCAACAACTGTTCTGCTCATCCTCTTTTGTCCTTTCAGCCTTTGAGATTATTGTTGGTGTTTCGGGGATTCCTTTAAATAGCAACAATACGTCCTCCATTTTTAATTTTGGAAACCACAAGGTGAAGTGCACGTTACTTTGTTGGACAAAGTTCAGCACAGTAGAACTCTGTATAAGAAGAATGCGTTAAGATCCCagttatacaaaaaaaaatggagccAAGACCAATCGCTGTCCAATAAGAGCTGTGGTTTTGGGTACAGAATTGCCCGTTACTTGAAAGCTTTATGCTTGATGTGCAAACATGGGAAATGAGTTAACCCCAGCAGAGGCCTTCCTTGTGACTGATTCATGGCCattttgaacacatttaaaaaggaagtgAAAGTTGGAGGATTCACTATTACAGTCCCCCGATTTGCAACCGTAAGCGTTTTCTATTTTTCGTGCTCTTCAtctctcaaataaataaaaaaagaaataggagtgatttttttaatgttgtatgCTGCTTTCACTAGGTAAGATTAGAATGTGTGCTCATGCAAGCAGGGCCATCCTCTGGGTGAGACacaaaagcctttttttctcattctcaAATAATTCTTAATGGATCCATTTGTGATTCAGCTCTCTTGATAGATTGCACACCTTTCCAATGGCTTTTTAATAGCTGTAAAGCTACAACATCAGTTAATGTTTCTTTAACTGTCGGTATGCCAGAAAAAAACTGCAGCCTTAAAATATGCTTTTTGGCATCAGAGAAGTTGTAAGAAAGGAATGTTCAGGTTCTCTCACTCTATTGAACGGCGGTGATTTATGAAGGCCAGATGGATGAAAATATGTTGTCACAGtatcaaatgaataaatgtctttttttctgttgcataCAAACATCAATCTTGTTAAacatctcattaaaaaaaacagtctatAAAGGTCCAACGCTTCCTTCTCACTTGTATTTGTTATCAGTTATAAAAGGAGGCCTTCGGGTGCCACCTATTCTGTTTCCTTCCCCCCCTATTGGTTGTTAAATAACACAGTTGATATGGAAGGTTTAGCACTAAGCACAAGAGAATGAAAAGATGTTATGGGAGGATGCGGAGCGAGAGAAAAATTATGTGaatttattttgatttgtttaaaaGGAGGCAAGAAAAGAGCTCAGGGATAAAGACAGATAAACAGTGAAGGGAGGGAGACCTGTTTAATGACTGGGAGATCATTACATAGAGAGAGGTGCAGTTGTATGTTTTTAGATACTTTAGATGATCATTATtttcagaaacacaaaaaactttGTTTTCAATTAGGTATAATCTTTCAGTTGTAGGTCATATGTCAATATTAATGGCCATTTGATTCACAGCTCCATACTTAAGAGACATGTTTGTCAAGAGATGTTTTTTCTGTCTTCTGCCGTGTAGTAGAACCTACTCAATCAGCCTCTTCTATAATAATGACTCTGATTGCAGACTAATGAAGTACACACAAATAGAtgataataaatgatatatatttcaattaataaaaaattGTGGTGGATCCATCATGCGCGGGGGAGAAATAGAGATATAGATAGAGGGACCGATAAATAACAGGCAAAAGAGAGATAGCAGCTGGTCGAGGTTACTTCCACCTTGAAAGGAAACcctccacagacagacagagacacacacacacacacacacacacacacacacacacacacacacacacacacacacacacacacacacacacacacacacaccctttctaTTACACGCAATTTATAGCTCTgcctctaacctgtctccctgATTAATTTCTCTTGTGGGGCTGTCAGCTGGGTCTTTTTTTCCTGGGTGCCAAACACACTTTGACACACGTGACTGTGGCAGCGAGCTACAGACGAGCACGGAGGGAGACCTTGGGCTCCTGCATCCTGTAACACGCAGttagaaaataatgaattatgtCATTTAATTACCCAAAAGCTGGATCAAAGCACATTCATCATGGTTTTATTTTGCAGACGGGTTCATCAACAAAGcccaggacccccactgactctgactctaCGACATCCttgcacataaataaatatatatatatatatatatatatatatatatatatatatatatatatatatatatatattatttaaatattataaaatacactatatctacatatatatatacacttgttttaatgtactgtcacctgtttgtttacagatctatttttaaattgtgtgttgattattgtttattgttatgtcAAATGttagtcaaattccttgtatgggCAATGTACTTGGGAAAAaattattctgattctgattctgactcAACAAGTTGCTCACAGAGGCTGTCAGCTGCAGTCAATTGCAATCAGGGTAGCGCTGGATAATTAGGACAGGTGCAGtcaagcaggtgtgtgtgtgtgtgtgtgtgtgtgtgtaaggtgcgtgtgtctctttgaggtcaaCAAGcataaataatcaataacatTTGATATTCTAAGTTAAGTATAAGTctaatatttctctttttttaatatttgtttatttgataagggagtgcacattaatataaacatttctgtaaatgtgccagagttagctaaggggctatttttcatctgtagtcccaagatTCTggtatatagtatagtatatagcaTTTAGTATATTTCAATAACTGTAGAGCTGTTTGGCCAGATCCACACTAGTCTCTAATTCACCATTTATTCCACCCAGCCAGCAAAGATAGCGGTTGTTGAAGGTGTGCGGCGAGACAACGTGACATGGTTCTTTCTTTGCATGGTGTAGTACAGCTTCTAAGGCTGTTAGCTTCACTGAGACTGTggcatcttcttcttccaccactcAGCAAATCTTTACAAACACAGTTTGTGAGTGTAATAATCAAATTAATGATGGCTAAATCCCATTTAGCTGCtccagtttcagggtcctgttACTGTGCACGCTGATACACTTACGGCTCACTGGTGAAGGAAGCCAACCATGATGCTACtagttacacctgtgctttttctAGTCTGAGAAGCCAGCAGTGAAAAAGGcctattttataatatattttgtagCAGTACCCTTTCAATTTACCCCGCAAGTGCATATTAAATTCATATGCTAATGCTGTTATTGGTATAGCAACTACCaccttttacatttcttttgtcatgTTTATTATCTGGAAAAAGGCACTCACTACATTTAATGTGATCTGTTCATTAAACACAACACACGTGTTAGGTCATGAAAAGGATATCAGATAAAACAGGTTACAAGTACAACCAGTGTGTGTATAATtcacctttttagtttttaatatcTCTTGAAAATGTAAAGAAGGCGTCGGGGTAAGTAGTGCAGGGCCTGTTTGTAAAAAGCAAATAAAGTTGAAATATGTCAAACATTTCAATGAGTCAACCTCTAGAAACTAcaggaaaacacatttcagtgtgAAGATGATTGAAGCCACAATGTTTGACCGTGTATCAGAAAAGAAATAcgaaaaaagaaacatgacatAACTAGTTCATAACAGTTCAATGGAAAAATCTACTCAAGTGCTTGGCTGATACAAAAAGGAGTAAACATGGATGCAAACATGCTTGATGAGTACAAAAGTAACAACATcccattcattcattaaaaagtCTCAAGACAGTTGTGATAAAAGTGAATagcatatacaaaaaaaatgttttcaacatGGCTGACAATCTTTTGGCCAAAGGTGATTTAAATGTGTCCGTTGGGTGAATTCCAGCTCAATGTTGATCCACAATGGTGGCAATCACtgaaataaatctttttttcacgaaatgtgaaagaaagcagtacatttcattttatttaaacaaaaagaaacattattacAGCTGTCATTTCAAGCTTTCAAGTAAGTCAATTAACTGCTCTGGTTTAGTTTTAATAACCATGCACAATCTAGGTTATGGTTTGTTTTCATGAGCTCTTCTCTTCGTATGTAGCATGAGTTTATGCCCTTAGGCTGCATTTCCAAAGTCACATACAAGAAATAATTGTACATGTCAGCAAGGCAAATGTTCATAATGTCTATTGATCCAGCAGAAACAAAACCTCCCACCTTCCACCTTCCattaatttcacattctagTCCTATGGTAGCTGAGCTAAAAATAGCCACCACAAAGCAGAGATCCATAATGTTTCTGAAGATGGATGACCTGAAGCTAGCTCTCTGCATGTCCTGCCCACATTGTGAGAAGATAAGATTTAACATCAACAGACAGCGGTTGCTCAAGTGTCTCTCAAGCTTCAAGAGTCGAAGCTGAAGGACAACGAAGCTGGAGAGATAGCTCCTGTAGGGAGTTGCTCAACCTACAGCAACATCCTATATGAGGTATTTTAACTACagcttcttctgtctcttcaatTTTTTTTGGCAACACATTTTCTTCCCATGGCTATGGCGTGATGACTGAATTTCCTGGGAGCAGTTCCAATCGAAGCATGGGAAACAGAAAGGCACATTTACTGACATCTCAAAAGTTCCATGCACTCTTGTTCGgtatctgtctctatctttcactctgtttctctctctgtctctaaaGCACTCTTCCATTCAATGCCTAGTGGGTCGCTATCTTTGGCCTGCACCGGTGTGAACTTATTCAACTTGCTGCGCTCCATTGCATTCTGTGACAGGTTTGTCAGACTGGTGTTTCTCTCTTTTCGCTCTCTGTTTTCCTCATCTGgctctccatcttcttcttcttccgtcctCTCCTCACCCAGCATGACACTGCCATTGTTTACACATACACTAGCCCGTCGCACATCTTCATTAATGTTCCTCCGCAGCTCGCGGTTCTTGTTGCGTCTGGCCAGCTTGGTGAGGGATCCACAGCGCAGGTTGAAGAGATTCTCTTCAGAGGAAGACGCTGTCTGTGGCGTTTGCTCAGTCCCTTGATGGTTGTACGGCTCACAGGCCCCCTTCAGCCTCAGGTTGTTGAGCTTGGTGTCGATACTCTCCTGAGAGGAAGTCTTGAAGCGGCCGGCATCCAGGCTGGCGAACAAGGCCCGCTTCTCTGGAGACAGCATGTCCAGGGAGTGAGCTCGCTGTTCCAGGCCGAGCTGCCGGCGCTCCATGCTGCGGATGGTGGCAGCTCGCTGGAGCTTGTCATGGATCTCAACACTCAGGCGCCGCCGTGTTTCACGGAACTCCGCTCGAACATTTGCCTTCCATTCAGCTGCATGAGCTTTAATCTCCCCAACCTGTGAAAGACGGGGGTAAGAAAGGGATCAGGAACAGATCTTGAAAGCATATGGAGTCATAATCTGCCGCAGCAAAGACATAGGCTGAGTTTCCATTGAATTGTCAAGCTAATTTTAAcctaattcattttaaatgtcacagaaaaaagaaatgcaaatttCCATCAACTGGTTCGGAGCGAATTGACTCTGCAAAGTAATTGCATGGTTCAGAAGATAGCGCTGTCAACTGCCAGTAAACAGAGTAGAAGGAGGAAACATGACAAGtctaaaaacaaaatggatAGAGGTCTCCAGGAATTTGCTTTTAGTCCCAATAGTTCTCTCATGTCTTGGTCTTGTTTCATGTTGTCTGGAGGAAGACAAGCATCCAAAAGTAATGGGAAGCAATATCTCAGTCAGATTCTTAGTATAAGTTATGGGGTcctaaataataacaaaatctTCTGCCACACTTGGAGATTTCTGCTTTTCTCACTGGTTTAAAGTGGCCAAGGCTGAGTTTGATAAAGGTGACGGCACATACTTGTGTGCACCATGCAGACTTGAGCAATATTTGAATTGACGTCAATCAAATGCGATAAAAACACAACCATAGTCTTGATGGCTAAATCCCAGACGTTAACTTTGGTTGTTGCTTATTTAATCATGAATATCTGATGCTAAATAGTATATTAAAGTTTTCAGGGACTTCAAAATCAACAAAAATCATATGTGATTGAAGCTTTTGACAAAGGCCATCCTGATTATGCGAGCCCTGTACATCGTTTCCTCTTCTGCGTCTTCTGTCTAGACACATTTTGGCAAAATCTCAGCAGCAATTAATATCCAAATAAGAGAATAGACGCAGAGGAGGCCCTAACCCAGTAACCTTACATTGAATGCCTCTCTAAGGTAATACTGAGTGGTGTAATTGAAGGAACTTCACCTCTTCTTTGGTCTTTTTAGACAATAATCGAAGCCAGTCTCCAATCATGCTGAGGACGGCCGCAAAGTACGCCAAACCCACCAAGATCCAGAACCACACCAGAGGCTTGTACCAGCTCATATAGGGGATCACACTGTTACCACCTGCGGGGGAAGGAAAAGTACCAAAAATAAGTCATGATAGTTTGACACAACATTAATCTACATCATGACGACAGTTCCTCGCATAGATCTACCTGCCACATAGTCTCCTATTCCCACTGTGGTGAGTGTTATCACAACAAAGTAGATGGCCTCCAGAGCGGTCCAGCCCTCAATGTGTTTAAAGATGACAGCAGGGATGGTGACAAAGACAATGCAGCCAGCCAGGATGAACAGGATGGTGGACGTCACTCTGATCTTAGTCTGGCtgatctgtttgtgtttttgctgagaaaaacaaacaggagaTATAAGAACAATGCAagcaacagtttaaaaaaaaaaaagaggtagaCATCTCATTAAAAAATggcaaatatgaataaaagagaaACTAGCTTTGACTTGCAACTCACCCTAAATATCTTCTCAACCCTCAAGATGCTTTTCACAAAGATGGTGCCCAGCTGGTCACCAATCCCCGCCAACAAGAAGCCAAAGAGAGGGATGCCAAATATGGCATAAAGGATGCAAAAGATTTTCCCGCCCTCCGTGCTTGGAGCTATGTTTCCATAACCTGTCACAAACAAGGAAAACACGAGGAagagcagagaagaaaaaaacagtgaagAAACATGGCAGAGAAgatgtgatgaagaggaggcggaggaggaggaggaagagtgttAAGAGTAAGATGGCAATCAAGACTTTCTTATGCAACATAATCAATTGAAGCCCATGTGTTATACTCAGTTCCTGTTGCAGGGGTCTGCAGTAAATAAGCTTCTAGAGAGACAATAATTAGGTTCCCCTTGGAGAAATTGCATTAATTATGGCCCTCCAGTGACAAGGATACAATGAAGAGGCCGAGGAGAAAGCTGGAGGTCTTAATTCTTGTATTCTAACTtctgatatttaaaaataatatatctgGACAGAGAAGTAAAAGAAGCCACTTAAAGCATCTGCACCACATTGTATTAGCAAATCCCCCTAAGTGAAAGTTAATCTATTGTAAATGCTCAAGGGTTCAAGGCACTCAAAGTCCCttcactttcatttaaaaatcgTTTTGATCAATCACACATTGTCAATAACTTGATTGTCTTGCAGAAGGAGAAAAGGTACGTAGACATTGACATGGAGTGAATCGGCCGTGTCTATATCAGCAGTCTTTGTTTTGTCAGCATCCTTGATGTTGAACTTCACAGGATGTTAAACAATAtcacaattaaaatattaaagtgAAATGTTATCCAATCATTTCTATGTTCAGGTCTAATGAGTTAGTTTTGCAACTCattagaaacaaaaaaatatattcaaaatgaaataaaacaaaatgatattCAATTAAAGTCTATTATTAAAATGGGAATGAtgaaattgtattttatatatatgagtGGAATTTGTATTCTTAAATAATTTCACAAATTGATGGTTCATTTATATTGATAATTACCTACATCATTAtgtattttgcatttatttaaaatgtaacactttGGGCTTCCATAGAATCTGACCAAGTGGGAATTGTTTCTGCAGTTTGTGACAATTGCCAACATTAGACCCCAGTCTAATGTATCGGTCACACCTCTGTGTTAATACCTTATGCAACAACACAAAAGCATATCTAACTAGTATCGGGCATTAAAGAGTGGATTATTTAAAAGTTCACCGATTGTTGTGATAACAGTTCCAGCGAAGAAGAAGGCACTGCCCAAGTCCCAGTAACTGGAATTGTGTGATGTGTCTCCAATAGGACTGACTCCAGCACTCACAGCATCTATTGCATGCTGCGAAGagaaacatgaataaattaaaacattaatgaGGGAGGGAAATATGAATTAGATTAATCCTCGCCACAAAACTGTGATTAGAAGTGGAGCCAAGTGGATACTGTTACAATTGATTAAATCTGTccaatattattacatttgacATATTCACACGCATTATACAGATGTAAAATGATCTTGTGATTCAAGTTTTACagcagaaatgtgttttctagCGAACCCCTCACCACCTCTTGTGGGAGTCCCAACCCACATGTTAATAACCACTGTCCTTAAGTCTGgtcttttgtatttatttatgaaaatacTTGAAATATGGGGAAGAGGTTTTAGTATTCTGCAATATACTGTTTAATTATCCGCACAACAAAATCAACCACTTTAATGTCAACCTATGAAAACACTCCTGCGGACATACAGTCGGTACAGAATATGCACGAACATCGAGCGCGAGATGTGTTCACATTATTCAGTGGCCGGCTCTCCACTTAGAGCTGTTTCTTCACTCGGCATTCccattttgcatgttttttacTCTTCGCGCTGACTAAATCTACATTGACTTTCATTTGCAGCAGAGAGCCCTTTATGGCTCTTTTCCTCTGTCAGCCTTTTGCTTTAGTCCcaacgtttctttttttcttccccagcTTGTCAAGGGAAAACACCAGAAGCCACAGTGATCTGCGTTTACTGCATCATTATTCTCAATGATCTCCTTCTGAGCTTTATTATGTAGCAATGAAAAGCTAATCTActatcttgtgttttttctaaatTCCCTGTTTATGGGCATTTTAATCTTCGTGGAAAAGAATAGTTAGAAATGTACCTCTTGGctcaaataaacatcacttctgCTGACTAAAAGTGAGGGAAGCCTTTGGTAAGAAATAGCTTTGGTGCATTTAACAACATTCCTGGTCTTCATCTTCATTCAGGGCAACCCCCAATCTATCCATGCAAGCTGTTAGGGAGATGTACGTCCATCTAATAAAATATGCATCTACTCTCGTGACATGCATTTCAAAGCAAGCAGAGTGGAGGACCACTTCCCCACACATGCCTTCTCGTAATCTTGCATGTGATTACCTCAGATCCATCCGTTCAGCCTCCCTAACAGGACAGATTTTGGTATCTAAAATTAGCCAATTACTGTAATGCTTTTTCATAGAGCTAATTTGAGGGGGACAATCAAAGCGGTATTTATATCATAAACCTCAAATAGCCTAAATCTGGCATCAAGGGAGAGCTGAAAATAGCCTCATATGAATACTTAATGTGAAGGTCTATTTCTGTATCTCCTCTTTTTCACAGCCAAGTTTacactgcattcaaaatgtcgAAAATCCTCCTTCTCCGCAAGCACTTTTGAGGCACAGGTGTGCTGAATTTGATTTGTGTAGTAAAGTGTTAATTAGGACGACGAATGCTATTTTTGTTTCACATGGGGCTCTCCCTCTATTTTTGATTGCACAGAAGAATAAGCACACAGACAATGTTGAAATCACACAATCGCCACCAAATGTTGgctaatgtgtgtttttatattctaCACTTCAGGATTATTAGAGAGCTCACTCACGACAGATCTTTATCCTCTCAGTGTGTCTTTCTGACTCACAGCAGGTGACGGCAGTGATCCAGCCAGCATGGTGCCAAGCCCTCTTCTCTGCAGCACTCTCGCCATCACTAATGTCTAAAGCTTTGCCCTAACCACCTTGAAGCATTAAAATGACTGCCAAATCAAACCATTCTGGTCCATTACAAACAAGGCTGATTTGTATTGAACAAAACTGTTTGTGAAGTGAGCAgatgaaaaaactaaatgagaCATTGAGACTAACATATTGCAGTGTTTTGACATTGAAGACACTTGTTTCACAATTCTTACACTCATGTTACAGTTGTGACTTACtgatttaaaacataaatagaGCACTGATAATGTACTTAGTTATTtaacttcagtaaaagtatacAAATACTCCTTTTATACTGCGGTAAGTCATACTTAAGGACAAGAAGCACAAAAGCAGCAAACTCACTtcattttaactactttatatattgTTAGGTTTTATTTCAAGTCAAAAATATGTAATGgagtaaaaaaatgaaatgtgttataTTGCATGAAATGGAACTTTAAACAGTACTTTAAATTCCTAGTTAAATGAGTAGATGCATTACGTTGCATTCCACACATGTTCTGGTCAAACATTTGAAGACACAAAGGTCTATGATGTACACCTGTCTGTACAGTTTTGGTGCACATTGTGTAGACAGACCCCTGAGGAGCTGATTCCACATTACTTACCACATTAGGACATTGGTTGCGTGTCCTGACGTGGATTTACTGCAGGTAGCTCAGTGTTtgtaaaattatatttaaaaaaatgaggGTTGGCTGGTGTCAATAACAGCGCAGCAAAGTGTGAGTCATCCCGAGGGCGCAGAAAAAGCCAATTAGGTCTGCTGATTTTGTGGGCGCACAGTGGGTAGGTGGACAGCACAGATGCTGAAGCAGACATGAGGAGGTCAACAGACGTGCATGGATACACATACACATCGTCAACACATGCTGTGTAGCAAACCTTTAGGATATACCGTTGTCTTCcgcctcacgcacacacgctgtACGCACACATGCTTCCCAAGGTTGCCATTTTTCTGTCAACTCCTCCACCAAGCAGTTTGACAACAGTGAGTCACCACTGCTGCACACCACAAAGgtaacatatatgtatatatcataGGTAACAAAATATGCCT
The genomic region above belongs to Cyclopterus lumpus isolate fCycLum1 chromosome 22, fCycLum1.pri, whole genome shotgun sequence and contains:
- the kcnk10b gene encoding potassium channel subfamily K member 10b, which gives rise to MKFPIECPRKQVNWDLEQVAVQTNLVPPKKVQSGMAKSSLVQASVATMQNPMGCDPKANGHCPLPRLSISSRSASVVASMDASCDGMAAALHSVMKWKTVLAVFIVVVLYLVCGGLAFRALEQPFESNQKNSITLEKALFLKKHLCVSPKELEALIKHAIDAVSAGVSPIGDTSHNSSYWDLGSAFFFAGTVITTIGYGNIAPSTEGGKIFCILYAIFGIPLFGFLLAGIGDQLGTIFVKSILRVEKIFRQKHKQISQTKIRVTSTILFILAGCIVFVTIPAVIFKHIEGWTALEAIYFVVITLTTVGIGDYVAGGNSVIPYMSWYKPLVWFWILVGLAYFAAVLSMIGDWLRLLSKKTKEEVGEIKAHAAEWKANVRAEFRETRRRLSVEIHDKLQRAATIRSMERRQLGLEQRAHSLDMLSPEKRALFASLDAGRFKTSSQESIDTKLNNLRLKGACEPYNHQGTEQTPQTASSSEENLFNLRCGSLTKLARRNKNRELRRNINEDVRRASVCVNNGSVMLGEERTEEEEDGEPDEENRERKERNTSLTNLSQNAMERSKLNKFTPVQAKDSDPLGIEWKSALETERETE